The sequence below is a genomic window from Tubulanus polymorphus chromosome 1, tnTubPoly1.2, whole genome shotgun sequence.
ATTATGATCAAAAAGTTATGTACGGGTAGATAGGCAGCCGGCCTGttaacatttaagctcagcagaaatgagaaaagtTTTACTTGAAAATAATTCGTAACTGTTACCaattattttttgattgacattAGATTCTTTTGTTGAAACATTGGAAAGAAACGATTCAGTGTCAATCCAAAACAGTCAAACTCTGACCACGTCTTATGAAATCAACTCCTCTGTGGGTGTGGTAGTTTGTAAACGGACTTTAATGGTGTGCAATTAGCCTGAAGCCACCAATAAACCGTAGACAATGACGCCactttcattatcaattggttATTCGTGACTAGTGATGATAGTGATATATGGcaagatttcattttataaattgaCATTCTATACAACAATCCATCCATCTATTGGTTATTTTTATGACGCTTGATGTAACTTCATCTCCCCCAGGATATACTAGCCAATTCGTGAATTGTCGAGATCGTATCGCGGCAAGTCGGCAAAATTGGTTATTGCTCTTTGGCCTTTTGGGATTTAGATTTGACCTACGTGAAGCTCGGTTAATAAAATCAGGGCGGCGGGGGAGAATCGAGAGCGGAAATCACaaataatcattgaaaatggactAAGGCGTGTGGGAGTACGGAAGCCCGTCGGTGAAATGCGCGATGAATTTTTCGTGATAAGTCGAATTTGGACGTAAGAAtgatttcgacataataagtgaACATAATTAAAATTTCGATATAGTAAGTCAATTTGATAAgtcaaaatcatgaaaaaataGATGATTAAtttatctcgtatgtcaccaATGGTGATAAACaatgtataattttttatgatttcaACCTATTAGGCCTATGTCAAATTTTGACGTGAAAAGTCCGAATTTCATATGTTTCACCAACATGCTTCCGTAGTAGAAGAGAGTTTGCTACCCATCAAAAATTAGATAGTCAAATTTGCTTATTAGTCCTCATTCACTTATACTTAATAAATCGTATTGGAAATAGAAATTCAGACTAAAAACTACGACTCATACGACTTATACCGAGTTTAACGGTATTTATTGACGAACTGAGGTTGGTGGATTCTTTCCCGAGTCTGTGCCTAATATTTTGCGAAATATCAATACATTGGATGACAAAACAGTAGAGAGTAAAAATGGCTTAGATttcgatatttgaaattttagaatttcGTCGAAATTCTCAAAAACACGCGACGTTTCGTGAGAGTTGTGAAAGATTTTCCGTTGTCGCGGTAAATTAACTGCGTGTCGGTGATATTGTTAATCGAGAGTTTAGACGACGCACAAACACGTTCGAACCacttaaaatgaatgaaataaacgcGACTGATTCGTTCGTTTCGGTTCCACAGGTTCGCTAGAAACAATCGCTTTTTCACGAAGCGAAAGAAGTAAAGATTCTGAAATTACTGCCGGTTTCATTCGTCTtgaatttttagttttttgctggagatgatttgaaaatgtttcaaaattccACTCGAGTGTGTTGAATAAACGACGTACCGCTTCAGTGTGTTTagtctacactgcggtgcggtgtatcattagttacttatatttcaatatgattGACAGAACGTGCCATTCTTTCTTACCTTGATTGATTCATACctgaaagtgctggagataatttgaaaatttcccaAAAAAAATCCTccccagtgtgttgaacaaagGTCGTACCGCTGTGATGTGTCTAGTCTACACCACgatgcggtgtatcattagttactattaTTTCAATATGATTGACAGGAGCTGCCATCTTTGTGTGGAGATATAAACTAGAATACGCCATGAAGCagtgtattgatattattagtaATAAGTATTATTGAGTCTATCATCAATGTATACACGgcgctgcggtgtagacacactgaaaggggttaatgaaaatgattggcTTATAATCGGTAATGGCAGGATTTTCAGAATATGTagtctaaaatattttttgacgccttataaaacgttaccactatgaaaccttaacaatgctaaccattcagcgtcattttacaaacgacaaccgtaaatcgatgtgcaaaacgtcacaggtttatgtgtacacatacaagctatttggcaaaatattattgataaagatgtagaatggctccctgtgattatataatgacctctatttgaacgtcggaatgttatattgcattgaatatcatgagaagacgtattgtaatagtaaatgatgtatgattatatcaggagcggcaggcataaatagaaatgataagtaaatcggattattcggttaaatggcggatgtatacacgatttggaagtctgatataaaagtcagaccctgtcatggggatgctagtggaatgacgaagctatctacgatctgagtagggccggcgtgaatttcatcggcggctacaagcggtctatataaaaacgtgtaaacatataatttcaatattcaaatgttttagaaaatatgttcgatattaggggtatgcaggtttcatgagattagcaatttataatagcatagctgtcatatacggctccgcgtccactgatggcatgtgtataaggtgacaattcaattcaatactttattgatccttattacattgaaattccgggataaaattcccaaattcaataaagttacaaattttaaactaagaaaatacaaaatacaagacacacgggtaattcatacagaataacatgaataagttatttaaatgacaatgtctacttcaacccagactcaagtctaggatatcgagtgacagccaaaccgggccccgggaccgggccggctggctacacgatatgctcgaagtcatgatgaagcagacatcagaagagctctttcttcaaccatggaggcaatgaagttgcagaccagcttagaggcaaaagtgaatcgaagtcggtcacaagttgacaatttttttttaaattagaccagtcaaagactgtatcatctacccaatcgccaaatctcataattccccttatttcttaaaacttcgatttcaaatttgcaattccacattagcttatcccagaaattctacattttttcgcaggcgtcaaataatttattaaagttaattttcttgttataactgatttcgaaatatctgcatgaatttatttcaaattgcgATTACTGGGGCTAGTTGTTAGGTTAATGCTTAGATTTTGAACTGGTCTTGGTTTATACACATATGACTGCAATCTTAccagttttattatttgaaaaaaaaacattctttgACTTACGTCACAAGTGAGCGACTGAGCCTGGAAACATATGCGTCAGAAAATCTCAAACCATATTTAGTCGTTCAACAAAAGTCTcactatcattatcaattcttCTATGAGACCATTGATTAACTGATGTATCGGGGTAAGATTTATCGGTTTATGGGCTGTAATTTGGAGCGATGTAGTCGGTGATCTTTGACGCGATAATCATCGAGTTCCACGCGATCTGATAACCGTTAATTTGCTGAGGTACACAAATAGCGGTTTGATTACCGGTACTGTGTCCTACGTCTAGATCTCACACGATACATCATTACGTCAATGCGCATTATAATGGAAATGTCGGGAATAAATTTTCTCCGTCCTACCAGTATCAATTAAAAACCACGCTAGGACTAATCATGGACTGATGTTTAAACTAGAGTTTGATGTGTCTGTTGATACGTCCACGGACTATCTTTACTAAGCATGGCGTTTCCCTAAAGATGTTAGTTAAGTCTTAGgcattataaaataaaaacccaccatacagattttgaaaattttgaaaccaagaatcaaaaatttaaatgacatgcaACATTTTGAACTGTCACTAGAGATCCTCATCAGGTGTGTGAGGAAATAACTAAAAACAAGGGGTATAAATACTGGGGGGAGGGGAACAGGTTTATCTTAGGCATATTTCAATGGCCACATTATTCATGACCATGCATTCATTGATATGCCATTAATTTTCATACCCGCTCTGCTCCCTGTAACATTTGTTTCCATTGAAAAAAGGGAGCATTCTCATTCGGTCTCTATACGAATAATTTAATTGCTTCATTTCGAAGctgatatcaaaaatatttccattacATACATTAAGCATTCACATGCGCTCGGCTGATAAGATAATTGAACGTGATTCCGTGtttagattatgaaatattgaacCGTTATTTTAAACAGCTGTAATCACAATCTATATAGACATTTAAGCTGTGTGTTCTGCCCGCTGCTGGCTAGACTACGAATTTGCTGCGTACCTAAAAGGAACCAATTTTAGAGCCAGACCGAACAAGAGGGGCGCGTCCACTCACGCCTTGTAGAAATACAGATGTGTAGTTCTGACTGGACGTTCAGATGTCCCTGCGAGTATTTGCCTGGACATTCCAAAGttcaaatcattaaaaattttttttccgaTAATGTATTCAGTCGGTAAATATGTTTCTAgtgaatatgaaattgtttctATTTGCTATTCTTATTTACTTTTCTCAGATGACCAGTCCTTAGAAAAAATGCTTATATCGTGTATGAATAGGCCTTAGGATGAATATGTATATCTAGTAGGAAAGCTGAGATCAAAGGAAGTGTTTTTTCGAGCCAGATCAACCATTAACCGCCGCTGCCAAAAAGGTCTGTGTCTTATTAATATGGACCTGGCCTGTAGCACAGGTCAAGTTTTCATATGATCTCTGATAATTCTGGAATTGACTtgcctcacttgccgcagcatagttttgttttttgttttgtattttaggaACAAGTAAATGGGCGCATTCTAATTAAACACTTAAACATAAACACAGGGCCAAATTTGATTCGTTTCATCTCGATGTGCTCGCCGGCTTGAAATCTGTTGTGCTTGCCCGTGATGGCTCTTTCGACAAGTTTTAAACTAAAAGATAATCACCCGATTAAGGGAGCAGTATCTCGAATGATAACAGTTGCATGTGATGGAAATTTTGTATCTTCTTCACACTAGAATTGATGCCTATACCCGTAGGCAGATAAGCAGCTTAAATTCTTAGGGGATGGTTAAGTTTAGCCGGGAGGCAAgatgtttatatttttttccataACAACGTGTTATTGCGAACAATAATCCAAAAGCAATAATACTGTGTAAAAAATTCATGTATAGGCATATGATATACAGGTATAAATTCAACAGGTTTTGGGGTTGTATGGAATAttgtttaaatgaaaattatgtacttcgatttcaaccCAAGATTCTCTAAATTCGACTTCTGCATTTGGGATTTggtaaaaatttgatttttttactttaAAATCTAAGACCCCTTTTTTGTTGCCGATGGATGTGCCGAGTTTGTAAAGGAAACATCCAATGAATAAGAGATCGACAAAAATTAACAATGTCAAACCCATTTCCGCCCTAGTTGTTTGAATTCGAAAAAAGTTTCTATCTGACGACACTGAATTTTGTGTAAATATCGTTCGGTTAACCGTTCAGTGTCCTTTAAATGTGTGAATTATTTAGTGATATCGCGGTGAAGGAAGCTGAATGGGGTAACAGTATACAAACGACTAAAACACGGGTGACACATGTGAAATCTCACATTTATTAAGTTGTTGCCGGTGTAATAAGGTGTCACGAGGCTGGACAACCAGCAGGACATGGCAGAGGGCAAAAAGAGGGCAACGTTCGCTGATATTACACTCCCGGCTATACCTGATGATACCGTTCAAGCCACTTGTCTTGTATTTTTCTCTTCCCTAATTACAGCGCTTGCCTCACTTTCACAAGATTTACAATACGTTGCATACAGTACACGCTGTATTTGTGTACCTAAAGGAACTATTTCACTTTAGCTGGCTAAATTTGATTCGTTCACTAATGGGAAAATTTCATACGGGAAATACGAAAAAAGggttcaaaaaatcaaaccaaGGTTTGCAAAAAAAGTATTTCACTCTATCCAGCAAAATTTGATTCGTTTGTTcacaaatgtgaaaatttcatgtaatggaaatatgaaaaaaagggTTCGAAACATCAAACTCCCGTTTGTCTCATACAGTGAAGCATACGCAATGAAATCTAGGCCTTAAGTAGTTTTGGTTGAGTCGACTCTCGAGGGAAATTCCATTATGAAGGCTAGTACGTTTTAACGCATCCCATGAGTCGCTTTTTACGCATTTCTCAATTATTTAGGTAATTTTTTCTGGTAGGTCGGTGTTGAATGTTTTTGCACGGTTGCGCTTATTTTAGTCGAGTTCGTCGGTTGAGCGTGAAGTGTTGCTTCGTCGGTCGTGGGAAATGATGCTTCCGTGCGGAAACGAGCTTCCATTTGCGAGAGTCAACAAGTGTTTTGCTTTGCGCAAACACGATGAAGCTATTGGAATGCTAAACGATATAAAAATGTCTTTTGTTCGAGATGTTAAAAATGATGGCCAAAATTTAACGCCGTTGTGTTACATGTAAGatataaattttgattttgatttctttttttttttttcgtttcaaGGAACGACACCGATCAAAACGAGTGCCAGCTCGAAAAATAAGTAGACTACTTTCGCAGATAAATCAGAAAGATTTCGATACCGAGCTTCGTCCGTTTCTGAAAGTTCGATATCCCGGTTCGCGAGGTCACGATGAAGTCAAACAGGTAAGTCGCTAACTCAAAAGAATGATGTCTAAAAAAACGTTAATGCGTCTACTTTCAGCCTAAAACTATTCTATTCTGGTGAAGATTTATCTAGTCAGAAAAATTGTAAGCTTTAATTCACTGTGGAACCTTACAACATTGAATAGAAGAGGCAAATCCAAGGGGGGTTTAGGGAGTATTGACCCCTGCTCCGTGttcaaaaattttctgatGCATGTAGTGATATCAAATGATGAAACGAACCACAATTCAAATCTTTATCCATTGCTGTTTCGGCATCTGCCAGAAATTACTGTAGGTGATGCACAAATTTTTATGtatgcatttttcattgaaacatGAAGAAATTACCGGTATATCTCGGAAAACACTCTGCTCAAAtttctagatccgcccctggatgGCCTCTCTCACATTAGCTTGGTAAAGTTCACAATTGCGGTAATGATTATACTGTAGGAtttacaaattcataaaagCTTGAGACCTGTTTCTACATTTGGGTTACTACTAGGGATAGGTCTATTTGGTCTGGTTACGGCTTCAATCATGGAGACTTCGTTAAACAAAGTAGGATGCACGCACCAACAATAAACCAGTCATGTTGGGCTGTTTGTCATATGTTCGGTGATGAAAGtcaaaaatagattttcagAATACCGGGTAAAATTGTCTTTGATGTGTTATCCGTTGATGTTGTTCTTGAATGGTTTGAGCAAAACCAACTTCGATCATAGACGTTTTCTTGTTATCGAAATTTGTAGCATATCATCAACGAAATGGAATACAACCTGCGTTGGACAGTCGAACGAGACACTTTTGTCGCCACGACGCCGAAAGACAATTACGATACCGACGTAATGATCAACCGCACATTCACGAACATCGTAGCGACGTTTAATCCGAACGCCCGGCGTTATTTAGTGCTGGCCTGCCATTACGACTCGAAGTTGTTCCGCGGTTACGATTTCATCGGCGCGACCGACTCGGCCGTGCCGTGCGCGATGATGATATACATCGCGAAACTGCTGAATCGCAGTCTTAGCGACCACTCGCAAGCGGTGAGTAAAATACTATCAGTTCTCCGGCCACGTTTTCATGCTGCCCTATTTTCATTGGAAGAATACCGAAGAACACCATTTGGCACACTAATGTACAGGCGTAttgtacgcctgatgatggctaaaaGTCTTTAGGTGATACGTTGCTATATACATTATGATATAGAAATTCATATGGAAAGTTCCTTATAACTAAATTATGTATTCGTATAATTCCACGTATTCTTGTCATTTATCcttaaatggaaaaaaattggGCTCAAACATCTGTTTcctaatctttaatatttgcATGTATGCATGATTCATAAATTCGTGATAAATACCGGTTTTAAATGGGCCGTTAACTGAATGACTTATCACATTTAATCTCGCATCGTCTGAATCTCGGAAAGAAATCATTTCTGAGATGATTCGACGTTTCATAATCTACCTGGCTGCGATATTGCCTATTAATCTCATCTACCGACGCTTTGAAATAACCTACACGTTTTTCGATACTGTCGGCGTGTTCGCCGCGATCATTTTGGCATCATTCATTATGAACAAAAAACTGTTGCTTGAATAAAACTGACTTTACCCTGTGATGTCGCTATAATAGGCCGTCGATGAAACTACCAGTACTTGTGCGTCGGTGAAGTTGTTAATGCTAGTATGGGCAGGTAAAATTCCTCAACAATCAGTACCCAAAGATGAACAGgtataaatatcatttatactcATATATATACACAGTGGTTCAGGGTCTAACATATGTTTTCttgaatgtttctttttttaaattttattatttatttgccgctgcttttagattttatccAATCCTTTGGGATGATTAGGTTTCAGATAGCATGAGGTTGAAAATGTATCACTATTTTACCCCAATAGCTATTGATAGAATTCCGCGACACTGTCGAAATGCAATTAAGCCCAGGAAAAATGAGATGAATTAGATGCGCTCAAAGTTCAATCGTGATGACCAATCATCGGtttctttcaaaatttcagaCGGATGATCTCACGCTGCAGTTGATGTTTTTCGATGGCGAAGAAGCATTTGGTCCTTGGACTGAGACTGACTCTATCTATGGCTCGCGTCATCTCGCGAATCAATATGCACAACTATCGCATCCCAACGATCCAACGAAGAAACGAATTCATGGAATTGTAAGATATTTTCCCCTTTATAGCCCACTAGGGGCATAGTTTTTGTCCATTGACCATCGTCTATATGTAGATAGAATCTTGTTGTATTGGAGAGTTTTGAAGGCGCTTCAATGgatagtcttgatatttggtttatagaTCTGTCCTAGATACATTTGCGGCCCAAAAACCAGCCTGATTCGAGATGGctaactggcagccattgttgttagCTAAACttttcatacatttttgaaaggaaattttgaagattcaatcgaTTATAAGGCCGATCGTTGTGATAAGAATTGGGTCAGTCAGACACAAGATATACTTAGTATGGCCATTTGAACCAGCAAGGCAGAAAAACCATCATTGCTGCTTTGCGGCtatattgttttaattctttctctcttttcatttataatacaaattttttcaaaaggccTTTCATGGTTTCACtgatagatattcaaaaagCTACCAGTTAACACGGTGTAgccatttggataagtcgtcaacATTATGATGATTCCAGCTATGACGACTTAGAATCGATTTTGCCTGTAACTGGAGTAGCCACATTGCATTCGTAGTTCGGCACCTGAGAAATGGATAAACCTCAAATTTCACCATTCGACTTTGCATCTTTTATTCATGGTTGGCAACTTGTAGTAAGGTGATCCGACATTGATTATCATCCGTGCTGACTCAAATTTATCGTGACAAACATGTTCGATGTACCGGCAGTTTGCAGAgcttgaaaaatctgtttaaaGCTTATTTGGTATCaatgacatgtttttctagctaaatccACACTTTTTCTTCAGTTTTATACCATTATCGTTTTGTCAAACGATTTTATACAAAAGTAAATATCGTCGACGCGCTTCGTCTTGAGATTTTAACAATAAGACAATCGTTTTATTCCGTTCGTCAGCGAATCCGGTTTCCATGGTACTGACTGCTGCGACGAAAATTAGGACCGGAAATAAGGTTTCGATAATTACACACCGCTTATGAACCTCAACTCTTGTTGCGGGTTGAGAAAATTGTTCACGCGGAAAGATAGCGTAGTTAGGGAACGACTTTCTACGGCATAACGAATTCATCATGCGTCGCGCGTGGAAATCAAAGGGAAAAAGCGGCTAGTCGATCTGACAAGTGTCCGAGAGTTGCggttgattttaaaaatattcaattaagaTCAGTCAATCAATGTCACATGGTTCTCACGgtacagattttgaaataataattcccagtttggaaatatttgggaatttgatgaattttcctcCTAtcggggaaatatttgggaaaatcatttacatttcgcgtattgcatttgccaagggGAATTTTCATAAGCAATTTCTCTTcaaaatcacctttatcagCCAGTCACCACTAAAATGTTGATTGTAGTAAGATGATgtctgttcatttccatttgagaaaattgaaaaaattacttgggaatttttaattcatgtaaatattGGAACCATGATGTCAATCCAGCAcgaaatcatcaataattagAAAAAATTTTCGTAAAAAGTGAATGTAGTCATATTCCGGTAAGGTATTTGAGGGTATAGTCTGATGATGTTGGCAATCATTACCCTTAAAGCCGATACATCATGACCGAGTTGGCAATTCTATCTCGTCGAGTTATGACTACGTCGTACGGCGATCACCGTTCCGGGATCATTTATTCAGCGACAGTCATAACTTAGTTACGAATGAGGTTATAT
It includes:
- the LOC141914762 gene encoding glutaminyl-peptide cyclotransferase-like isoform X2, coding for MNEKAFVYLILIVSALNQACFSAQKWHEKRERHRSKRVPARKISRLLSQINQKDFDTELRPFLKVRYPGSRGHDEVKQHIINEMEYNLRWTVERDTFVATTPKDNYDTDVMINRTFTNIVATFNPNARRYLVLACHYDSKLFRGYDFIGATDSAVPCAMMIYIAKLLNRSLSDHSQATDDLTLQLMFFDGEEAFGPWTETDSIYGSRHLANQYAQLSHPNDPTKKRIHGIDVLVLLDLIGAKNPTFYNWFDVDVSKNNFNMLHTIESRLRNESLLKVRHKYFENWQPAGSGIEDDHKPFLLKGVPIVHLIAFPFPTVWHKLDDVESELDKTSIEDLNKIVTVYVTEYLHLLL
- the LOC141914762 gene encoding glutaminyl-peptide cyclotransferase-like isoform X1, translating into MNEKAFVYLILIVSALNQACFSAQKWHEKRERHRSKRVPARKISRLLSQINQKDFDTELRPFLKVRYPGSRGHDEVKQHIINEMEYNLRWTVERDTFVATTPKDNYDTDVMINRTFTNIVATFNPNARRYLVLACHYDSKLFRGYDFIGATDSAVPCAMMIYIAKLLNRSLSDHSQAAVDETTSTCASVKLLMLVWAGKIPQQSVPKDEQTDDLTLQLMFFDGEEAFGPWTETDSIYGSRHLANQYAQLSHPNDPTKKRIHGIDVLVLLDLIGAKNPTFYNWFDVDVSKNNFNMLHTIESRLRNESLLKVRHKYFENWQPAGSGIEDDHKPFLLKGVPIVHLIAFPFPTVWHKLDDVESELDKTSIEDLNKIVTVYVTEYLHLLL